A single region of the Lycium barbarum isolate Lr01 chromosome 2, ASM1917538v2, whole genome shotgun sequence genome encodes:
- the LOC132627775 gene encoding DNA polymerase epsilon subunit B-like, giving the protein MSGVIRNKVQRKFKMRGYSLKVEALPEVLSFLNHFPSDALDDALELLLDELHHLSLKSSILDKESVHKVVSILLEADAAVEENPSSSGSPASALRVIDAFLVPKFRYDPVKKYFHEHTGRLPIHGDASAKAILYKDRFLLLFQRLSRDPRFSTLAFDASTSEHGSCEISPIQSLVGRVGRRWIMGVISQLEDGHFYLEDLTAAVEVNLSSAKITTGFFVENTIVLAEGEMQLDGVFQVRTCGFPPLEDREKSMAFFSGLDFFGGGILTKEETLRLAELEKKAVNDMFVILSDIWLDSEETLENLETILNGYESVEVVPSLFVFMGNFCSQPFNLSFKSISSLRVQFGKLGQMIASHQRLKDHSRFLFIPGPDDVGPSTALPRCPLPKYLTEELQKYVPNAIFSSNPCRIRFYTQDIVLFRQDMLYRMRRSCLIPPSTEETSDPFEHLVATIIHQSHLCPLPLTVQPIIWNYDHGLHLYPTPHTIVLGDKSEQKAFRCTGVTCFNPGSFSNDGTFVAYRPCNQEVELSAL; this is encoded by the exons ATGAGTGGAGTTATAAGAAACAAAGTACAGAGAAAATTCAAGATGAGAGGTTACTCTCTCAAAGTTGAAGCACTCCCTGAAGTCCTCTCTTTCCTTAACCATTTTCCCTCCGATGCTTTAGACGACGCTCTTGAACTCCTTCTCGATGAGCTCCACCATCTTTCAT TGAAATCTTCGATTTTGGATAAGGAGTCAGTGCATAAAGTGGTGAGCATTTTATTGGAGGCAGATGCTGCTGTTGAGGAGAACCCTAGTTCAAGTGGTTCACCTGCTTCTGCACTTCGTGTTATTGATGCTTTTCTTGTACCTAAATTTCGATATGATCCTGTTAAGAAGTACTTTCACGA GCATACAGGGAGGCTTCCCATTCACGGCGATGCCTCTGCAAAAGCCATCTTATACAAGGATAGATTCCTCTTATTGTTCCAGAGATTATCTCGTGATCCACGGTTTTCAACCCTTGCTTTTGATGCCTCTACTTCTGAGCATGGCAGCTGTGAG ATATCTCCCATTCAATCTCTTGTTGGACGGGTAGGCAGAAGATGGATAATGGGAGTAATATCTCAGTTGGAGGATGGTCATTTCTACTTGGAAGACCTTACTGCAGCTGTTGAAGTAAATTTATCGAGTGCA AAGATAACTACAGGTTTCTTTGTGGAAAATACAATTGTCCTGGCAGAGGGTGAAATGCAGTTGGATGGTGTTTTTCAG GTCAGAACATGTGGATTTCCTCCATTAGAGGACAGAGAAAAGTCCATGGCATTCTTTTCAGGATTAGACTTCTTTGGTGGTGGTATTCTTACCAAAGAGGAAACT CTGAGACTTGCAGAGCTGGAGAAAAAAGCTGTGAATGATATGTTTGTTATACTATCTGATATATGGCTGGACAGTGAGGAG ACTTTGGAAAATCTGGAGACTATCCTCAATGGTTATGAAAGTGTAGAGGTGGTTCCTTCTCTATTTGTCTTCATGGGAAATTTCTGCTCTCAGCCATTCAATCTTTCATTCAAGTCGATCTCAAGTCTCAG AGTTCAGTTTGGAAAGCTTGGACAAATGATTGCATCACACCAACGACTAAAAGATCATAGTCGGTTTCTTTTTATCCCTGGTCCTGATGATGTAG GTCCTTCAACAGCCTTACCCAGATGTCCTTTGCCTAAATACCTAACTGAAGAACTTCAGAAGTATGTTCCGAATGCAATATTCTCCAGTAACCCATGCAG AATCAGGTTTTACACCCAAGACATTGTGCTATTCCGCCAAGATATGCTTTATAGAATGCGAAGGTCATGTCTAATACCTCCCTCAACGGAAGAAACCAGTGATCCATTTGAGCAT CTTGTTGCAACTATAATACATCAAAGCCATCTCTGCCCCCTCCCCTTGACGGTTCAACCCATTATCTGGAATTATGATCACGGTCTACACCTTTATCCAACCCCGCATACG ATAGTTTTAGGGGACAAAAGTGAGCAGAAAGCTTTCAGGTGCACAGGAGTTACATGCTTTAATCCTGGTTCCTTCTCAAATGATGGCACATTTGTGGCATACCGGCCGTGCAATCAGGAAGTAGAATTATCAGCATTGTAA
- the LOC132627773 gene encoding F-box/kelch-repeat protein At5g43190-like: MENKKMVLSKQMDPKIWSKLPEDVLEYLLSFLPLKTFLKLRSTCKHFNTLLFSPPFISKHSPKSSNSSPFSSFFLLSHPQFPRQYPLFDTVHNNWRNLSLCISPVLPSSSFVLLSSSNGLLCFTRPSSNSFIITNVLARTSRVVKFPTLPFAFESLTLISSSNNGYKLFVMSTVGSSSQVFVYDSLVHSWSQFGGFDLILNENHHQEGVFYKGYLYFITPEPYFIVCMDLDTGKWQRSNFALPNELAFARLVSDGDRKLYLISGNGSNGISRSMKLWELDENSKIWVDVENVPELICKKFLSVCYHNYEHVYCFWHKGLICVCCYSWPEILYYKVARRTWHWLPKCPSLPDKWSCGFRWFSFVPELYAFV, encoded by the coding sequence ATGGAAAACAAGAAGATGGTATTATCAAAACAAATGGATCCAAAGATATGGAGTAAATTACCAGAAGATGTGTTGGAATATTTGCTTTCATTTCTTCCATTAAAGACTTTCTTGAAACTCAGATCAACTTGTAAGCATTTCAACACTCTTCTTTTTTCACCTCCTTTTATTTCCAAACACTCCCCTAAATCTTCTAATTCATcacctttttcttcatttttcttaCTTTCACACCCACAATTTCCAAGACAGTACCCTCTTTTTGACACTGTTCACAACAACTGGAGAAATTTATCTCTTTGTATTTCACCTGTTTTGCCATCTTCTTCATTTGTTCTTTTATCTTCTTCTAATGGTTTGCTTTGTTTCACTCGCCCAAGTTCTAATTCTTTCATTATAACAAATGTTTTAGCAAGAACTTCAAGGGTTGTTAAATTTCCAACTTTGCCTTTTGCTTTTGAGTCCCTAACTTTGATTTCTTCAAGTAATAATGGATACAAGCTTTTTGTGATGTCTACTGTTGGATCTTCAAGCCAAGTTTTTGTCTATGATTCTTTGGTTCATTCTTGGAGTCAATTTGGAGGATTTGATCtgattttaaatgaaaatcatcatcaagaAGGTGTTTTTTATAAAGGGTATTTGTATTTTATTACCCCAGAGCCTTATTTTATAGTATGTATGGATCTTGATACTGGGAAGTGGCAAAGATCCAATTTTGCGCTGCCTAATGAGCTTGCTTTTGCTAGATTGGTGAGTGACGGTGATAGGAAATTGTACTTGATTAGTGGAAATGGAAGTAATGGGATTTCAAGAAGCATGAAGTTGTGGGAATTGGATGAAAATTCCAAGATTTGGGTGGATGTTGAGAATGTGCCAGAATTGATTTGTAAGAAGTTTTTATCAGTTTGTTACCACAACTATGAACATGTTTATTGCTTTTGGCATAAAGGGTTGATTTGTGTTTGTTGCTATTCTTGGCCTGAGATTTTGTATTACAAGGTTGCTAGAAGGACTTGGCATTGGCTTCCAAAATGCCCTTCATTGCCTGATAAATGGAGCTGTGGATTTAGATGGTTTTCCTTTGTTCCTGAGCTATATGCCTTTGTGTAA